From the Deltaproteobacteria bacterium genome, the window ATTACCAAGGAAACCCAGGATTTCGTCAAGAACGTGTACATCCCCGACCTGCTTGCGGTGGCTTCCTTCTATAAAGACTGGGGCGGCATCGGCGGCTGCACCAACTTTTTGGCCTGGGGGGACCTGCCGCAGGGTGAAGATGAGCCCAAGAGCCTGTTCATGCCCCGGGGGGTTATCAAGCGGCGCGATATCGGCGGCGTGAAGATGGCCGAGGAGAAGGCCGTGACCGAACACATCGCCAGGTCCTGGTATGAGGACGGCAGCCCCAAGCACCCCTACAAGGGCGAAACCAAACCCCTGCAGGAAGATCCCGCGTACCGTCCGGGCGGCGGCAAGTACTCCTGGTTCAAGGCACCGCGCTACGAAGGCGATCCCTGCGAGGTGGGCCCCCTGGCGCGTGTGCTGGTGGCTTACGGCTACGGTAATGAAACGATCAAATCCCTGGTGGACGACACGCTGAAGAAACTGGGGGTTCCGGCAGCGGCACTTTTCTCAACCCTGGGCAGAACGGCGGCCAGGGGTCTCGAAACCATCGCCATCGGCGACGCCATGCCGGGTTGGGTCATGGAGCTGGTTGAGAATCTCAAAAGCGGTGACACCCAGACCTACCAATCCTGGGAGATGCCGGAAACCGGCATGGGGGTAGGGCTGAACGATGTCGCCCGGGGATCTCTGGGGCACTGGATCGAGATCGAAGACAAAAAGATCAAGAACTACCAGTACGTGGTTCCGTCAACCTGGAACCTGGGGCCCCGGGACGAAAAGGGCAAGCTGGGCCCGGTGGAGGAAGCCCTGGTAGGAACGCCTGTGGCCGACCCCAAGCGACCACTGGAAGTTCTGCGTACGGTGCACTCGTTCGATCCGTGCATCGCCTGCGGCGTTCACGTCATCGATCCGGATTCGAACCAGGTGTATAAGGTCAGAGCACTGTAAACCGGGGAAAACGGTCGACGGTCCCCAGCCGCTTGAGGCGGGGGACCGTTTCCGCGCCTTTGTGACAAACAGGGACGATTTTCA encodes:
- a CDS encoding nickel-dependent hydrogenase large subunit, with translation MGKRITIDPITRIEGHLRIEVEVENGKVKNAWSSGQMFRGIELILQGRDPRDAHHFVQRSCGVUTYTHALSSVRAVENAVGVKIPKNARLIRNLLHGAQFQHDHIVHFYHLHALDWVDIVSALKADPKKTATLSDNVSNAPWGGANYFKNVQARIQTFVDSGQLGPFTNAYWGHPAYVLPPEANLMAAAHYIEALRLQAKAARMHAIFGAKNPHLQALVVGGITSVKDLTPDRIAEFLYITKETQDFVKNVYIPDLLAVASFYKDWGGIGGCTNFLAWGDLPQGEDEPKSLFMPRGVIKRRDIGGVKMAEEKAVTEHIARSWYEDGSPKHPYKGETKPLQEDPAYRPGGGKYSWFKAPRYEGDPCEVGPLARVLVAYGYGNETIKSLVDDTLKKLGVPAAALFSTLGRTAARGLETIAIGDAMPGWVMELVENLKSGDTQTYQSWEMPETGMGVGLNDVARGSLGHWIEIEDKKIKNYQYVVPSTWNLGPRDEKGKLGPVEEALVGTPVADPKRPLEVLRTVHSFDPCIACGVHVIDPDSNQVYKVRAL